The following are from one region of the Paenibacillus sabinae T27 genome:
- a CDS encoding helicase DnaB, which translates to MHISHLHHFTEHHRYCVSREFGLSPVDERMLSSIYQPMVGALAISLYRLLYSHVPAEAIGYSPAEPQRRLFLTLGVEPNEKGRRTMIEQASKLEAVGLLQTSRVFIPESEDYMYEYELMTPLSPSDFFATQHLTLLLRDKVGKFAVLSLREQFWGREPEEWSRGAVGKENISRPFYDIFELNTHVIDYELEQALTEVAAVRQPVKNGEGKLEIGYSDIILRFPRESVNRAHVEKLRFDYEQMGVINYVAHKYKLSAQDLCRLLDEDGIFGPDGDVLLDELQHRASQHFRQNMKRQEQREVAAAKVVSIRAAEQAEEPIVPDEQPVEMEYYVEVPPQFLSKCDIHQYNMMLRNEPYTRLLQTFFPGSVPGQLLDIFEKIDLNYKLPGEVINILIHYLMAMVASGGEQRINRNFVEAIASNMLVKQVNSYEKAVRYIRDQSKVKGKAASGAPGARSRSYGKGAGRSGKPEIQIAVDDGQSGAVSEEEFAAMMQMAADIKASKKKGAAKSP; encoded by the coding sequence TCACCGAACATCATCGGTACTGCGTTTCCCGCGAATTCGGTCTCAGTCCCGTCGACGAACGTATGTTGAGCTCCATTTACCAGCCTATGGTCGGCGCTTTAGCTATAAGTTTGTATCGTTTGCTGTATTCTCATGTTCCGGCAGAAGCAATCGGGTATTCGCCTGCGGAGCCGCAGCGGCGCCTGTTTCTGACGCTTGGTGTCGAACCGAACGAGAAGGGCCGCAGAACGATGATCGAACAGGCATCCAAGCTGGAAGCGGTCGGTCTGCTTCAGACGAGTCGGGTCTTCATACCGGAATCCGAAGATTATATGTACGAGTACGAGCTGATGACTCCGCTGTCGCCGTCGGATTTTTTTGCCACTCAGCATTTGACGCTGCTGCTGCGCGACAAGGTCGGCAAATTCGCCGTCTTGTCCTTAAGAGAGCAGTTTTGGGGCAGGGAGCCGGAGGAATGGAGCAGGGGAGCCGTTGGCAAGGAGAATATCTCGCGGCCGTTCTACGATATTTTCGAGCTGAACACGCATGTCATCGACTACGAGCTGGAGCAGGCGCTGACCGAGGTAGCCGCCGTCCGACAGCCCGTTAAGAATGGGGAAGGGAAGCTTGAGATCGGCTACAGCGACATCATTTTGCGGTTTCCGCGGGAGTCGGTGAACCGGGCGCATGTCGAGAAGCTGCGTTTCGATTATGAGCAGATGGGGGTCATCAACTATGTGGCCCACAAATATAAGCTCAGCGCGCAGGATCTATGCCGGCTGCTTGACGAGGACGGTATTTTTGGTCCGGACGGCGATGTGCTGCTGGATGAGCTTCAGCACCGGGCGAGCCAGCATTTTCGGCAAAATATGAAGCGGCAGGAGCAGCGTGAAGTTGCCGCCGCAAAGGTCGTGTCCATCCGGGCGGCCGAGCAGGCCGAAGAACCGATCGTGCCCGATGAGCAGCCGGTCGAAATGGAATATTATGTGGAGGTTCCTCCGCAGTTCCTCTCCAAATGCGATATTCACCAATATAATATGATGCTGCGCAACGAGCCGTATACCCGGCTGCTTCAGACTTTTTTTCCGGGGTCGGTGCCGGGTCAGCTGTTGGATATTTTCGAGAAAATCGATCTCAATTACAAGCTGCCGGGCGAAGTCATCAACATTCTCATTCACTACCTGATGGCCATGGTCGCCTCGGGAGGAGAACAGCGGATCAACCGCAATTTTGTTGAGGCCATTGCCTCCAATATGCTGGTCAAGCAGGTTAACAGCTACGAGAAGGCGGTACGCTACATACGCGATCAATCCAAGGTCAAAGGAAAAGCGGCCTCCGGCGCGCCGGGAGCGCGTTCGCGTTCTTATGGGAAGGGCGCAGGCCGGTCCGGGAAGCCCGAAATCCAGATTGCGGTGGATGATGGTCAGTCAGGAGCCGTGAGTGAAGAGGAATTTGCGGCAATGATGCAGATGGCTGCCGATATCAAGGCCAGTAAGAAAAAAGGAGCGGCGAAGTCGCCGTAA